In bacterium, a single window of DNA contains:
- a CDS encoding ComEC/Rec2 family competence protein — MSSTGTFSGPAELGMRHAAVRVLIAVATGISLSRLLPVPLWLVAVVVAVAAGLVRMTHGWSLYPAVAVAALLYAQARAPTAVDPRLYMVQQFVGVVESDPAAGRVQRAVVSLAAPWHGKVYLWSKDSTPGLKPGDVVRVYSPIQPLDDPRNPGVTDFNSILAARGFVGSASARASDVVLLARGKGPFILNRLIAPVRAYILRVLGRSLPGTEGELFVGILLGGSSGLPRSVQEQFRDSGISYALAVSGMHVSIVAGVLWMLLSLFGVRGWRRFWASTAWILLYLLLVGRSGAPVRAGLMACAMLLSVPTQRRVSTVASLCACSVLLLVFDPLAVFDAGAQLSFAAFLGIALVARPVEQLVRGLVQSRVARWVLGPAIVSIAAALSTAPLLLHHFYRVQLLAFVAGAVVVPLLGLAMPLGIVVLLANLVSHWLASIFAHTLGLVLLALLKLTMFMGSMGWAIWEPGRLPWLWVGWAYLLGLLALKLRRARARTGFAVLLLSGLAVVAWQGVLRKSSNSVTFLDPKRGDAILLEDSLGHKVLVDAGVNGPGVLRDYLSGRGIHTLDAVIVTHPDEDHYGGLLDLPARVRVRQLLVSTTESKDLDYQTLLARLRADGTDVVVVGKGARVSGLGFGFDFLWPDDATRLQYLSGRAPTNDMSLVASVTEGGFKMLLTGDLDNPDLLAGVAMRADLLKSPHHGSLKGNPEALYQRVQPSYVLVMGRYPTPARLERRFEGTAVNYFDTRVDGAVALRFESGRPTVQRFFKRLPLPGE; from the coding sequence GTGAGTTCCACCGGGACGTTCTCGGGCCCTGCCGAGCTTGGGATGCGGCACGCGGCCGTCAGGGTTCTGATTGCAGTCGCGACGGGTATTTCCTTGAGCCGTCTGTTGCCGGTTCCGCTTTGGCTGGTCGCTGTCGTCGTGGCAGTTGCGGCAGGGCTGGTACGGATGACCCACGGATGGTCGTTGTACCCGGCAGTCGCGGTCGCTGCTCTGTTGTATGCCCAGGCTCGTGCGCCGACAGCGGTCGACCCGCGACTGTACATGGTTCAGCAGTTCGTGGGTGTGGTCGAGTCCGACCCTGCGGCCGGCCGTGTGCAGAGAGCCGTGGTCTCGCTGGCGGCACCGTGGCACGGGAAGGTCTACCTTTGGTCCAAAGACAGCACACCGGGACTCAAGCCTGGGGATGTAGTGCGGGTGTACAGCCCAATCCAGCCTCTGGATGACCCGCGCAACCCGGGAGTCACCGATTTCAACTCCATTCTCGCTGCCCGGGGCTTCGTCGGCAGCGCGAGCGCGCGAGCGTCGGACGTGGTCTTGCTCGCGCGCGGAAAAGGGCCTTTCATTCTGAATCGGCTGATTGCGCCGGTTCGTGCGTACATTCTTCGAGTCCTCGGTCGGTCTTTGCCCGGCACTGAGGGTGAGTTGTTTGTCGGCATACTGCTCGGCGGGAGCAGCGGGCTACCCAGGAGTGTGCAGGAGCAATTCAGAGACTCAGGTATTTCATACGCTCTGGCGGTTTCAGGCATGCACGTCAGCATCGTGGCCGGGGTCCTGTGGATGCTGCTTTCGTTGTTCGGCGTGCGCGGGTGGCGGCGTTTCTGGGCAAGCACGGCCTGGATCCTGCTGTATCTACTGCTTGTGGGCAGGTCTGGAGCGCCGGTGCGAGCAGGATTGATGGCCTGCGCAATGCTGCTGAGCGTTCCGACTCAACGACGCGTATCGACGGTGGCGTCGCTTTGCGCGTGTTCGGTGTTGTTGCTGGTGTTCGACCCGCTCGCGGTCTTTGACGCTGGGGCGCAGCTTTCGTTCGCCGCCTTTCTCGGCATTGCTCTTGTTGCCCGGCCGGTCGAGCAGCTAGTGCGGGGCCTGGTCCAAAGCCGCGTTGCGCGCTGGGTATTGGGCCCGGCCATCGTCTCGATTGCCGCAGCGCTTTCCACTGCTCCGTTGCTGTTGCACCACTTCTATCGGGTTCAGCTCTTGGCATTTGTGGCCGGAGCGGTGGTTGTGCCGCTCCTCGGCCTTGCCATGCCGCTGGGGATTGTGGTGCTGCTGGCGAATCTCGTAAGCCACTGGCTGGCTTCAATCTTTGCTCATACTCTCGGGCTGGTTTTGCTCGCACTGCTGAAACTGACCATGTTCATGGGCAGCATGGGCTGGGCCATCTGGGAGCCGGGTCGCTTGCCTTGGCTTTGGGTTGGCTGGGCCTACCTGCTCGGTCTGCTAGCGCTGAAGCTGAGGCGCGCTCGGGCACGAACAGGCTTCGCGGTTTTGCTGCTCTCAGGACTTGCCGTCGTGGCCTGGCAGGGAGTCCTGAGGAAGTCCTCCAACTCGGTGACGTTTCTGGACCCAAAGAGGGGAGACGCGATTCTGCTTGAAGACAGCCTCGGTCACAAGGTCCTTGTTGACGCGGGCGTCAACGGCCCCGGGGTGTTGCGCGACTATCTGAGCGGCCGAGGCATCCACACGCTGGACGCCGTCATTGTGACCCACCCTGACGAAGACCACTATGGCGGGCTGTTGGACCTGCCGGCGCGCGTCCGGGTTCGACAACTGCTCGTGTCGACGACTGAGAGCAAGGACCTGGATTACCAGACCCTGCTGGCCCGGCTGCGCGCCGATGGAACCGACGTAGTCGTGGTCGGGAAGGGAGCCCGTGTCTCCGGCCTCGGGTTCGGGTTTGATTTCCTCTGGCCGGACGACGCGACGAGGCTGCAGTATCTGTCCGGAAGGGCCCCGACAAACGACATGTCGCTCGTCGCGTCAGTAACAGAAGGCGGGTTCAAGATGCTCTTGACCGGCGACCTCGACAATCCGGATCTGCTCGCAGGCGTAGCCATGCGCGCCGACTTGCTGAAATCGCCGCATCACGGCAGCCTCAAAGGAAACCCCGAAGCCCTGTATCAGCGCGTGCAGCCGAGCTATGTTCTAGTCATGGGCAGATACCCGACCCCGGCGAGGCTGGAGCGGCGGTTTGAAGGCACCGCGGTGAACTACTTTGACACGCGAGTCGATGGGGCAGTGGCCCTGCGCTTTGAATCCGGCCGGCCGACGGTTCAGCGCTTCTTCAAGCGGCTACCGCTTCCGGGCGAGTAG
- a CDS encoding FlgD immunoglobulin-like domain containing protein: protein MLSAVGLLVLLSANPTGSSAGAIAVTVRNPAQLTSFEWQNISSPQYAGESISVVVLALDADGNTYPFNGIALLSSTAGDAYVYPKYITFSNGHCSAKVVVTIAESIGLQCANDTVTGSSNIFDVLPGEPARLVAIMPGEQLTPGIPGGHSGWPDTHVAGDTFPITVYMTDDWFNLTPSSGDSVFFGSDDAFAGLPRGGALSNGTGSFSISLRAAGVRHVFTNAGHDSTIRADTSAVSILAGTYAGMLLVAPGEALLPGDTTTDVHATPGKSGTPYPEFLRTAFAVSAYACDDCWNPCAGPGDTICLTSGPWDLCSPPIAVLNDSAKFTFQFTMRGENRPLWVRDSTTKAQSYVTYIDVRALGSTISVDPHTPDTIRAGDTAAVKVLVRDVNGQPIPTALVQFARFKGSGTMIEPALLTDTNGYATSHFVCMPSPASEQDSIRISSGGVSITIGIYVRHLSDSLFAFPNPFGSVNRDRTEIFYSLQQASSVRVTIYDLFGNEVWARHFDQGGPGGMLGDNTVYWDGTNNRGLRVASGVYLIQVLGTLNTGISFKNLYRVGVVW, encoded by the coding sequence ATGCTGAGCGCAGTGGGCTTACTCGTCCTACTCAGTGCGAACCCAACCGGTTCGAGCGCTGGTGCCATTGCGGTCACCGTCCGGAACCCTGCTCAACTGACATCGTTCGAGTGGCAGAATATCTCCTCGCCGCAGTACGCCGGGGAGTCAATCAGCGTCGTGGTCCTCGCGCTGGACGCGGATGGCAACACCTATCCTTTCAACGGCATTGCGCTGCTTTCATCGACCGCTGGAGATGCGTACGTCTATCCCAAGTACATAACGTTCAGCAACGGTCATTGTAGTGCCAAGGTGGTCGTGACGATCGCCGAGAGCATCGGACTCCAGTGTGCAAACGACACGGTTACCGGGTCGAGCAACATTTTCGACGTCCTCCCGGGAGAGCCGGCCCGGCTGGTGGCGATAATGCCCGGCGAACAGCTGACGCCCGGCATCCCCGGGGGCCACTCCGGATGGCCCGATACCCATGTTGCGGGCGACACATTCCCGATCACCGTGTACATGACGGACGACTGGTTCAACCTGACACCATCGAGCGGCGACAGCGTGTTCTTTGGCTCGGATGATGCGTTCGCCGGACTGCCGCGAGGCGGGGCACTGTCAAATGGAACCGGCTCCTTTTCTATCAGCCTGCGCGCCGCCGGCGTCCGTCACGTCTTCACCAACGCGGGGCACGACTCGACTATCCGGGCGGACACGTCCGCCGTCAGCATCCTTGCGGGTACGTACGCCGGGATGTTGCTCGTCGCACCCGGCGAAGCGTTGCTGCCGGGGGACACGACGACCGATGTCCACGCGACACCGGGCAAGTCCGGGACGCCGTACCCCGAGTTTCTGCGCACCGCTTTTGCCGTCTCCGCGTACGCATGCGACGATTGCTGGAATCCATGCGCCGGACCGGGCGACACGATCTGCCTGACGTCGGGCCCCTGGGATTTGTGCTCGCCACCGATCGCCGTGCTAAACGACTCCGCGAAATTCACCTTCCAGTTCACCATGCGTGGGGAGAACCGCCCACTCTGGGTGCGAGACAGCACAACGAAGGCGCAGTCCTACGTGACCTACATCGACGTGCGCGCGCTGGGATCCACCATCTCGGTCGATCCACACACGCCGGACACAATCCGTGCCGGCGACACGGCCGCGGTCAAGGTGCTCGTACGCGACGTCAACGGCCAACCCATCCCCACGGCCCTGGTTCAGTTTGCGCGGTTCAAAGGCAGCGGGACGATGATCGAGCCAGCGCTGCTAACCGACACTAACGGCTACGCGACTTCCCACTTCGTGTGCATGCCCAGCCCTGCGTCGGAGCAGGATTCCATCAGAATAAGCTCGGGTGGCGTGAGCATCACCATCGGCATCTATGTACGCCACCTCTCGGACAGCCTCTTCGCGTTCCCCAACCCGTTCGGTTCGGTCAACCGCGACCGGACGGAGATCTTCTACTCGCTCCAGCAGGCGTCATCGGTCAGAGTAACCATCTACGACCTGTTCGGCAACGAAGTCTGGGCGCGCCACTTCGATCAGGGAGGACCGGGCGGCATGCTTGGCGATAACACCGTGTACTGGGACGGCACCAACAACCGAGGCTTGCGCGTCGCCAGCGGCGTCTATCTTATCCAGGTTCTCGGCACGCTGAATACGGGTATCAGCTTCAAGAACCTCTACCGCGTCGGAGTAGTCTGGTGA
- a CDS encoding tetratricopeptide repeat protein — translation MRNRIQRVQCSDAGILNSSIPRILLLALAAFGLLNAGALSPRESRQLAERYNAAQVAVSQHDYVKAGANLEELVHDFGTSEFGDELRYALAETYFNRGQYERAADIFGDLLENPHHSYIRPEAMYGVAISDMMLGNFRQAQLAIEKLSKQQGYDKDDRTNFAIGVLHYFLKDYDQAIANLSGLEIPEAKFFLGKAYALTGRPLPAILKFKEVTDTVPNTELATMAQFAAGQALFMNHDYDGAEAKFRFFVDNYSYSPLADYAGYFLGCALIAKKQYSAAIERLTPLTRNANNLLAAHANYFIGYADLALNQAQPAVERFQRIRASYSRTRVANYADLQLSRAILAKTDTAQALLATSQLAAVFKSGDLSGIGNYMSGVIYYQLAQYDNATRQFEAILVSHAATALREPACAMLLLSLNNSGQYEKGVALGTKYVADYPNDTTEWRAKTLYFLADGLYYDHKYSDADAYYQQAYAHPAASDIAVYARLGRCYSLYHLGRLDEAIRGFKGLLTARLTDTLFTVSAYLGYGYSLFNQKEYLKALDVFEPLYKTFPKQATAAVPAYFYAGYSYYQLGYYGQAVDAWSELINRFPTDSVKTPEAAFRTGDTYFKALDYDKAVGVFNFVVERFPFSQFGAPSQALIAQCFYNRKQYLDAVREYQKFLDLYPTDAQAVSVRKGLETSYYLAGQEDSAIMEDFLRRFPQSEMAADGGYSKGKSLFDAGKYEQAIAELQKVVVNFPGSTTAADAQLLTAEAYAGMKHWPDAVQAYQKFLDYFPKHEQRAGATFNLATAFFNSGDYKQSIKYFQLVIDSFPQSEYIESARKNVDICQKRLGADQSEGGTTTPQAAQPAPTSRAVAPKPAPNKGDQKQ, via the coding sequence ATGAGAAACAGGATTCAAAGGGTCCAGTGTTCGGACGCTGGAATACTCAATTCCTCGATTCCCAGAATCCTCCTTCTGGCGCTTGCGGCTTTTGGCCTGCTTAACGCCGGAGCGCTGTCACCGAGAGAGTCACGCCAACTGGCCGAACGCTACAACGCGGCTCAGGTCGCGGTCAGTCAACACGACTACGTCAAAGCGGGCGCGAATCTGGAAGAATTGGTCCATGATTTCGGGACCAGCGAGTTCGGCGACGAGCTTCGCTACGCGCTGGCCGAGACGTACTTCAACCGCGGTCAGTACGAGCGTGCCGCCGACATCTTCGGTGACCTGCTCGAGAACCCGCACCACTCCTATATCCGACCCGAAGCGATGTACGGCGTGGCAATCTCGGACATGATGCTGGGCAATTTCCGGCAGGCGCAGCTTGCGATTGAGAAACTGTCAAAGCAGCAGGGCTACGACAAGGACGACCGCACCAACTTCGCGATCGGTGTGCTGCACTACTTCCTGAAGGACTACGACCAGGCGATCGCGAATCTCAGCGGTCTTGAGATACCGGAGGCGAAGTTCTTCCTGGGCAAGGCCTACGCGTTGACCGGTCGGCCCTTACCCGCCATCCTCAAGTTCAAGGAAGTCACCGACACGGTCCCGAACACGGAACTGGCAACGATGGCCCAGTTCGCCGCCGGCCAGGCTCTGTTCATGAACCATGACTACGATGGCGCGGAGGCCAAGTTCCGGTTCTTCGTTGACAACTACAGCTACTCGCCGCTGGCCGACTATGCCGGCTATTTCCTCGGCTGCGCCCTTATCGCCAAGAAGCAGTATTCCGCAGCGATCGAACGCCTCACGCCGCTCACGCGTAACGCCAACAACCTGCTGGCCGCACACGCCAACTACTTCATCGGCTATGCGGACTTGGCGTTGAACCAGGCCCAGCCTGCGGTCGAGCGTTTCCAGCGCATCCGCGCGAGCTACTCACGGACGCGTGTCGCCAACTACGCCGACCTGCAGCTTTCCCGTGCCATCCTCGCCAAGACGGACACGGCTCAGGCGCTGCTCGCCACCAGCCAGTTGGCGGCCGTGTTCAAGAGCGGTGACCTCTCAGGCATCGGCAACTACATGTCTGGGGTCATCTACTACCAGTTGGCACAGTACGACAACGCCACCCGGCAGTTCGAGGCCATCCTCGTCAGCCACGCCGCCACTGCCCTGCGCGAGCCGGCGTGCGCGATGCTGCTCCTGTCCCTGAACAACTCCGGCCAGTACGAAAAGGGAGTGGCGCTGGGCACGAAATACGTCGCCGACTACCCGAACGACACCACCGAGTGGCGGGCCAAGACGCTCTACTTCCTGGCCGACGGCCTCTACTACGACCACAAATACAGCGACGCCGATGCCTACTACCAGCAGGCCTACGCTCATCCGGCGGCTTCCGATATCGCCGTCTATGCACGGCTCGGCCGCTGCTACAGCCTCTATCACCTCGGCCGGCTGGACGAAGCCATCCGCGGCTTCAAGGGACTGCTCACCGCGCGCCTTACCGACACGCTCTTCACCGTCAGCGCCTATCTCGGCTATGGCTATTCGCTCTTCAACCAGAAAGAGTACCTCAAGGCGCTCGACGTGTTCGAGCCGCTGTACAAGACCTTCCCGAAACAGGCAACCGCCGCGGTACCTGCCTATTTCTATGCCGGGTACAGCTACTACCAGCTCGGCTACTACGGACAGGCGGTAGACGCCTGGAGCGAACTCATCAACCGATTCCCGACCGACAGTGTCAAGACGCCGGAAGCGGCTTTCCGCACCGGCGACACGTATTTCAAGGCGCTTGACTACGACAAGGCGGTCGGCGTCTTCAACTTCGTCGTGGAGCGCTTCCCCTTCTCCCAGTTCGGTGCGCCTTCGCAAGCGTTAATCGCCCAGTGCTTCTACAACCGGAAGCAATACCTCGACGCGGTCCGCGAGTACCAAAAGTTCCTCGACCTCTACCCCACTGACGCGCAGGCCGTCAGCGTTCGCAAAGGCCTGGAGACGAGCTACTACCTCGCCGGCCAGGAAGACTCCGCGATCATGGAGGACTTCCTCAGGCGCTTCCCGCAGTCGGAAATGGCGGCGGATGGCGGGTACAGCAAGGGCAAATCGCTGTTCGACGCCGGCAAATACGAACAGGCCATCGCCGAACTCCAGAAGGTCGTGGTCAACTTCCCAGGGTCAACCACTGCCGCCGACGCCCAGCTCCTTACCGCCGAGGCCTACGCGGGAATGAAGCACTGGCCCGACGCGGTGCAGGCGTACCAGAAATTCCTCGACTACTTCCCCAAACACGAACAGCGCGCCGGTGCCACCTTCAACCTTGCCACCGCCTTTTTCAACTCCGGCGACTACAAGCAGAGCATCAAATACTTCCAGCTCGTCATCGACTCATTCCCGCAATCCGAATACATTGAGAGTGCCCGCAAGAATGTAGACATCTGTCAGAAGCGACTCGGGGCGGACCAGTCGGAGGGTGGGACGACGACACCACAGGCTGCCCAGCCTGCCCCGACGAGCCGGGCCGTTGCGCCGAAGCCGGCCCCAAACAAAGGAGACCAGAAGCAATGA
- a CDS encoding MotA/TolQ/ExbB proton channel family protein encodes MILGQSLMTIFRHSWVMVTLLIASIAALTLIVERLWYFSRNRFNSSKGLIELRRLLTSSTPADALNWAHSQKNPMGRLFTVALENDTLPGDELSDLLYSLILEERLRFERLVGGVGSLANVATLLGLLGTVTGLIRSFGNIAATGSGGPAVVSGGIAEALVATAFGLSIGIPTLFMYNYFTKKAGDVTIALESTSDRLIVMFARMRDRAGAEAPTAEPTAPRSGRPKPTTDDSSWRF; translated from the coding sequence ATGATTCTCGGACAGAGCCTGATGACGATATTCCGACACAGTTGGGTCATGGTTACCCTGCTTATCGCCTCCATCGCTGCGCTGACTTTGATCGTCGAGCGCCTCTGGTATTTCTCCCGCAATCGCTTCAACTCCAGCAAAGGCTTGATTGAGCTACGCCGATTGCTGACCAGTTCTACGCCGGCCGATGCCCTGAACTGGGCGCACAGCCAAAAGAACCCGATGGGCCGACTGTTCACGGTCGCGCTCGAGAATGATACGCTACCCGGAGATGAACTGTCCGACCTCCTCTACAGCCTCATCCTAGAGGAACGTCTCCGGTTCGAGCGCCTGGTCGGCGGCGTGGGTTCACTGGCAAATGTCGCCACGTTGCTGGGTCTGCTCGGAACTGTCACCGGTCTCATTCGCTCGTTCGGCAATATCGCGGCCACCGGGTCGGGTGGACCTGCAGTGGTGTCGGGCGGCATCGCGGAAGCACTGGTGGCAACGGCATTCGGCCTGTCCATCGGCATCCCGACCCTGTTCATGTACAACTACTTCACCAAGAAGGCTGGTGATGTGACCATTGCCTTGGAGAGCACGTCGGATCGGCTGATTGTCATGTTCGCCCGTATGCGTGACCGTGCCGGTGCGGAAGCGCCGACCGCAGAGCCCACCGCGCCACGCTCGGGTCGGCCGAAGCCGACGACCGACGATTCATCCTGGAGATTCTGA
- a CDS encoding biopolymer transporter ExbD: MRRRPERHHSGELILTSLVDIALCLVLGFLIAMPLFFETGIFVSAPGVALASSGEQGSDIKAQIFLTNDGRVLLNESEVSMAQLTDLLPKLLDRSRERRVVVATEDQVVYDKVMQVLDLAKQSGAADLALLRTRSAP; encoded by the coding sequence ATGCGCAGGCGGCCCGAGCGACATCACTCCGGTGAGTTGATATTGACTTCGCTCGTGGACATAGCCCTGTGTCTCGTTCTCGGGTTTCTCATAGCGATGCCCCTCTTCTTCGAGACCGGCATCTTCGTGTCCGCGCCGGGCGTCGCGCTCGCCAGCAGCGGCGAGCAGGGTTCGGACATCAAGGCGCAGATCTTCCTGACGAACGACGGGCGGGTCCTTCTCAATGAATCCGAGGTGTCTATGGCGCAGCTCACCGACCTGTTACCCAAACTGCTGGACCGAAGTCGGGAGAGACGCGTGGTCGTTGCCACCGAAGACCAGGTAGTATACGACAAGGTCATGCAGGTCCTGGACCTGGCCAAGCAGTCGGGCGCAGCCGACCTTGCCTTGTTGCGCACCCGGAGCGCACCGTGA
- a CDS encoding biopolymer transporter ExbD: MKGVANIDILPLAAVALVLVLIMMVVSPLVVSRNSTPVDLPQTHTSERKVENDLTITYTVDGRLLADDKPVASLSELENIIQAQLARDPYILVVIRADKECLHARVLDILATARHAGALRIACATRKYREG, encoded by the coding sequence GTGAAGGGCGTAGCCAACATCGATATCCTGCCGCTGGCGGCAGTGGCACTCGTGCTGGTGCTCATCATGATGGTGGTGTCACCGCTGGTCGTCTCCCGTAACAGCACCCCGGTAGACCTGCCGCAGACCCACACCTCCGAGCGCAAGGTGGAGAACGACCTTACGATCACCTATACGGTTGACGGAAGGCTGCTCGCTGACGACAAACCGGTCGCCTCCCTTTCCGAACTCGAGAACATAATCCAGGCGCAACTGGCCAGGGACCCCTACATTCTGGTAGTCATCCGTGCCGACAAAGAATGCCTGCACGCCCGAGTGCTTGACATACTGGCCACGGCCCGGCATGCCGGCGCCCTGCGCATTGCCTGCGCGACCCGG